The Danio rerio strain Tuebingen ecotype United States chromosome 10, GRCz12tu, whole genome shotgun sequence genome contains a region encoding:
- the ankrd34ba gene encoding ankyrin repeat domain-containing protein 34B produces the protein MEGPQMINVDGNSLLKAVYLSRLRLTRLLLEGGAYINESNECGETPLMVACRSRHTDHQSVPKVKMVGYLLESGADPNIQDKSGRTALMHACLEQAGPEVVELLLSNGADPCLEDHTGSSALIYAINGSGEETLKLLIDACKARGKEVIIITPDKLACGKQMAKQYLSIPPLAMVEQWDNPSSSAVPCASPSDILLSTSPQGTLSSSPAEHIFYFQDPQSMTNSQPTSPSHQSPLVNSRVSKLHNLQRLHSEPWLKIPHAFLAQQHAKSITATEELPDITPEEEMSFRMNRLTFGNMPLSRHCSVELKEAGCLSQRQGNNGERLRPEGALCRNMSFDSLSSLHSLSHPNLHSKSSMDAFPAEKDPDKSLPNLAVSSLRNIIQRRKLGMDHYSSDSQLSVSLANSPEDRKGQQERKRHANTRSPTLVGSRESLESASLTHLHRRNPISYERRGSGVLLDPISHPRAGFLPPLNQHAPIPNITPSGNLSANNKSVCGAAVGTKPCIPSAPTGFPKDHKTRRMLMRRHSMQTEQIKQLGDFTEIFGH, from the coding sequence ATGGAGGGTCCACAAATGATCAATGTTGATGGCAACTCACTGCTCAAAGCCGTTTACCTAAGCCGTCTCCGTCTCACAAGGCTTCTACTCGAAGGAGGCGCATATATAAACGAGAGTAACGAGTGTGGTGAAACACCCCTGATGGTTGCCTGCAGGAGCAGGCACACAGACCACCAAAGTGTCCCAAAGGTTAAGATGGTGGGGTATCTACTTGAAAGTGGCGCTGACCCAAATATCCAGGATAAAAGTGGGAGGACCGCTCTAATGCATGCCTGTTTGGAGCAAGCCGGTCCTGAGGTAGTGGAGTTGCTCTTAAGTAACGGTGCAGATCCTTGTCTTGAGGATCATACCGGTTCTTCTGCTCTAATATATGCCATCAATGGCAGTGGCGAAGAAACTCTTAAATTACTGATCGATGCCTGCAAAGCCAGAGGAAAAGAAGTTATCATCATCACCCCAGACAAACTTGCATGTGGAAAGCAAATGGCAAAACAGTACCTCTCCATTCCACCGCTCGCTATGGTGGAACAATGGGACAACCCGAGTTCCTCTGCAGTTCCATGTGCATCTCCATCTGATATTCTCCTCAGTACTTCTCCACAAGGCACACTTTCTTCTAGTCCTGCTGAGCATATATTTTACTTCCAGGACCCCCAGAGCATGACAAATTCCCAGCCAACCTCTCCATCCCACCAGAGTCCCCTGGTGAACAGTCGAGTGAGCAAACTGCACAATCTCCAGAGATTACACTCAGAGCCATGGCTGAAAATCCCACATGCCTTCCTTGCACAACAGCATGCTAAAAGCATCACGGCTACAGAGGAACTTCCGGACATCACACCCGAAGAAGAAATGAGCTTCAGAATGAACCGGCTGACTTTCGGTAATATGCCGCTATCTCGCCATTGCAGTGTTGAATTGAAAGAAGCTGGCTGTTTGAGTCAAAGACAAGGTAACAATGGTGAACGTCTAAGACCTGAAGGTGCACTCTGTCGAAACATGTCCTTTGACAGCTTGTCTTCATTGCACTCTTTATCTCATCCAAATCTTCACAGCAAAAGCAGCATGGACGCATTTCCGGCGGAGAAAGATCCAGACAAATCCCTGCCAAACTTGGCTGTGTCCAGTCTCCGTAACATCATTCAGAGGAGAAAACTAGGAATGGACCACTACAGCTCCGATTCCCAGCTATCGGTGAGCCTTGCAAACTCTCCAGAAGACCGCAAAGGGCAGCAGGAGAGGAAGAGACATGCCAACACACGTTCTCCTACCCTGGTGGGCTCCAGGGAGTCTCTCGAGAGTGCTTCATTAACGCACTTACACAGAAGAAATCCCATTAGCTATGAACGTCGGGGCTCTGGGGTGCTTTTGGATCCCATTTCCCATCCTCGAGCGGGATTCCTCCCCCCGTTGAACCAGCACGCACCAATCCCAAACATCACTCCGAGTGGCAATCTAAGCGCCAACAACAAATCAGTTTGTGGTGCAGCAGTGGGGACGAAACCCTGCATTCCCTCAGCACCCACAGGTTTTCCAAAGGACCACAAGACCAGGAGGATGCTGATGAGAAGACACTCCATGCAAACAGAGCAGATCAAGCAGCTGGGGGACTTCACTGAAATCTTTGGACATTGA